A genome region from Sardina pilchardus chromosome 22, fSarPil1.1, whole genome shotgun sequence includes the following:
- the cep55l gene encoding centrosomal protein of 55 kDa, with translation MTARGAKDAIVNKLGFKSNGSKMELELDKLRRENAHLKKNLDEISRRHAHGKHSDSDKTKLLERIVSLETLRERNSQQLLSKDQEIATLRLQLRSAQGEVVASLHSQLDEKKKEAEQREKLFQSLNVETENLKNRLASVTERCQALENRDPAAQVPTGDVAVVQEQLRDALEKNQHWLVYDQQREAYVQGLLARTKELEQQVSQPNQSVQHKSKEETSEASVTAAAAQQEQLLKQLQEAQREVGALREKAMRAERELAELRQRSGRVEGEAQVERQRSGQASREAQEQRERAARAEWEAEGLREKAVRAQEEARSLRGRYEEKKRELENTDTLLEEERKRAAELLLQVNLLQKSMLNQHDEQKRMAVLEQQVQLSARDFETEKLDRHELQQQLHRMLKELRKAREQISRLEANKHQSRFSEPSSYTRLERLTMDDPISPTKALDESFLECPKCHTTYPTSQHRELLTHIDYCCA, from the exons ATGACTGCCAGAGGTGCGAAGGATGCTATTGTTAATAAGTTGGGCTTTAAGTCAAATGGCTCCAAGATGGAATTGGAGCTTGATAAACTCCGCAGAGAAAATGCACATCTGAAGAAGAACTTGGATGAAATATCCAGACGACATGCACATGGAAAGCACTCTGATTCGGACAAAACGAAATTACTCGAG AGGATCGTATCTCTGGAGACCTTGAGGGAGAGGAATTCCCAACAGCTCCTGTCAAAGGATCAGGAGATCGCAACGCTCCGACTACAGCTGCGCTCAGCGCAGGGCGAGGTGGTCGCGTCGTTGCACTCCCAGCTGgatgagaagaagaaagaggccgagcagagagagaaactctTCCAGTCGCTGAATGTAGAGACCGAGAACCTGAAGAACAGGTTGGCCTCAGTGACGGAAAGATGCCAGGCCCTGGAGAACCGTGACCCCGCTGCACAG GTCCCGACTGGTGATGTGGCAGTGGTCCAGGAGCAGCTGAGAGAT GCCCTTGAGAAGAACCAGCACTGGCTGGTGTACGATCAGCAGCGGGAGGCCTACGTCCAGGGGCTGCTGGCCCGCACCAaggagctggagcagcaggTCAGCCAGCCCAACCAGTCCGTCCAGCACAAGAGCAAAGAGGAGACCTCGGAGG cgagTGTGACGGCGGCGGCTGCCCAGCAGGAGCAGCTGCTGAAGCAGCTGCAGGAGGCgcagagggaggtgggggcCCTGAGGGAGAAG GCAATGCGGGCGGAGAGAGAGCTGGCGGAGCTGAGGCAGCGGTCGGGCcgggtggagggggaggccCAGGTGGAGCGGCAGCGGAGCGGGCAGGCCAGCCGCGAGGCCCAGGAGCAGCGGGAGCGGGCGGCCCGGGCGGAGTGGGAGGCCGAGGGCCTGCGGGAGAAGGCGGTGCGGGCCCAGGAGGAGGCGCGCAGCCTCAGGGGGAGGtacgaggagaagaagagggagctGGAGAACACCGACACACTCCTGGAGGAGGAGCGGAAGAGGGCGGCCGAGCTActcttgcag GTGAACCTGCTTCAGAAATCCATGTTGAACCAACATGATGAGCAGAAGAGGATGGCTGTGCTTGAACAACAG gtgcagctGTCCGCGCGCGACTTTGAGACGGAGAAGCTGGACCGCCACGAGCTACAGCAGCAGCTTCACCGCATGCTGAAGGAGCTCCGCAAGGCCAGGGAGCAGATCTCTCGCCTGGAGGCCAAT AAACACCAGTCCCGTTTCTCCGAGCCCTCGTCCTACACCCGGCTGGAGCGCCTCACGATGGACGACCCCATCTCCCCCACCAAGGCGCTGGACGAGAGCTTCCTGGAGTGCCCCAAGTGCCACACCACCTACCCCACCAGCCAGCACCGAGAGCTGCTCACCCACATCGACTACTGCTGTGCCTGA
- the pde6c gene encoding cone cGMP-specific 3',5'-cyclic phosphodiesterase subunit alpha': MADKDSVEKYLENNPQFAKEYFDKKVRPEVITAAFAENFKAEGSFNEVAQIQEANIIFDLVKAMQSETVMEKAMHKAIQRLCLLVNADRCSYFILRARNGIPELATILFDITPTSKYESNLVNPSAEIVFPTDMGIVGHVTTSKKQINVPDVSKNPKFSDFVDKQTGYATKNMLIAPIMHAKDVLGVITALNRVGGTEFTKTDEEFFTKYMSFITVIALQHHINYQWNVELRKANVLLHSASKVFEELTDIERQFHKALYTVRVWLNTERYSVGLLDMTKEKEFYDEWPVKLGEVEPYKGPKTPDGREVNFYKIIDYLLEGKEEIKIVPNVTPDHWALVSGLPTYVAENGFICNMMNVAADEYFTFQKEAVDETGFVIKNVLSLPIVNKKEEIVGVATFFNRKDGKPFDEPDEQITEALTQFLGWSVLNCDTYDKLNRTEWRRDIYQEMLMYQTKANNTDVQSILNTVEKLGSTPEECDLKEMYKLLRSNIPEAKDCHILEFSFSDLPVTEFDLITFGIRCFFELNVIEKFKVPPEILTKWMYTVRKGYRDITYHNWRHGFNVGQTMFCLLQTGKLRKYYTDLDAFAMVAAAFCHDIDHRGTNNLYQTKSASPLARLHTSSILERHHLEYSKTLMADEQVNIFQTLQKRQFETVQHLHDVCIIATDLALYFKKRTMFQNIVNATENMPEEEAKSHISNNPTRKEIIMAMMMTGCDLSAITKPWEVQSKVALMVAAEFWEQGDLERTVLEQEPIPMMDRNKAAELPKMQCGFINFVCAFVYKEFSRFHKEITPMFDGLNNNLTHWKALADEYEAKMKAIEDEKKKLEEGDKKDEGAEGGKSKTCSVS, encoded by the exons ATGGCCGACAAGGACAGCGTGGAGAAGTACCTGGAGAACAACCCTCAGTTCGCCAAGGAGTACTTTGACAAGAAGGTTCGGCCGGAGGTGATCACCGCCGCCTTTGCGGAGAACTTCAAGGCCGAAGGCTCGTTCAACGAGGTCGCACAGATCCAGGAGGCTAATATCATCTTCGACCTGGTCAAGGCCATGCAGTCCGAGACTGTGATGGAGAAGGCCATGCACAAGGCCATCCAGAGACTATGCCTGCTGGTGAACGCAGACCGCTGCAGTTACTTCATCCTGAGGGCCCGAAACGGCATCCCTGAGCTTGCCACCATCTTGTTCGACATCACCCCCACCTCCAAGTATGAAAGCAATTTGGTGAACCCCTCTGCCGAAATTGTCTTCCCTACCGATATGGGTATTGTTGGACATGTTACCACTTCCAAAAAGCAAATCAACGTTCCTGATGTCTCAAAG aATCCAAAATTCAGTGACTTTGTTGACAAGCAGACAGGATACGCAACCAAAAACATGCTCATCGCCCCCATCATGCATGCTAAGGACGTGCTGGGCGTCATCACAGCACTGAATAGGGTTGGTGGTACTGAATTCACCAAGACAGATGAAGAG TTCTTCACCAAATATATGAGCTTTATCACCGTCATCGCTCTTCAGCATCACATCAACTACCAGTGGAATGTGGAATTACGAAAGGCCAAT GTTCTTCTTCACTCGGCCAGCAAAGTCTTTGAAGAACTTACAGATATTGAGCGACAGTTCCACAAAGCCCTTTACACAGTGCGAGTCTGGCTAAACACCGAACGCTATTCTGTGGGTCTTTTGGACATGACTAAAGAGAAG GAGTTCTACGATGAGTGGCCAGTGAAACTGGGAGAGGTGGAACCATACAAAGGCCCCAAGACTCCAGATGGAAGG GAAGTGAACTTCTACAAAATCATTGACTACCTCTTAGAAGGCAAAGAGGAAATCAAAATCGTGCC GAACGTTACCCCAGACCATTGGGCTCTAGTTAGTGGACTCCCCACCTATGTGGCTGAAAATGGCTTT ATTTGCAACATGATGAACGTCGCCGCAGACGAGTACTTCACATTCCAG AAAGAAGCTGTGGATGAAACAGGCTTCGTCATCAAGAATGTGCTGTCCCTGCCCATTGTCAACAAGAAAGAAGAAATTGTGGGTGTGGCAACCTTCTTCAACCGCAAAGACGGCAAACCATTCGACGAGCCCGACGAGCAGATCACTGAG GCCCTCACCCAGTTCCTGGGCTGGTCCGTGTTGAACTGTGACACCTACGACAAGCTGAACCGCACCGAGTGGCGCAGGGACATCTACCAGGAGATGCTCATGTACCAGACCAAAGCCAACAACACAGATGTGCAGTCCATCCTG AACACAGTGGAAAAGTTGGGCAGTACACCAGAGGAATGCGACCTAAAGGAGATGTACAAACTTCTG AGGTCCAACATCCCAGAGGCTAAAGATTGTCATATTTTGGAGTTCAGCTTCAGTGACCTTCCTGTAACTGAGTTTGACCTCATTACATTCGGCATCCGCTGCTTCTTTGAGCTCAACGTGATTGAGAAGTTCAAAGTGCCACCTGAG atCCTCACCAAGTGGATGTACACAGTGAGAAAAGGTTACCGTGACATCACTTACCACAACTGGAGACATGGCTTCAACGTAGGGCAGACCATGTTCTGTCTTCTGCAG ACGGGCAAGCTGAGAAAATACTACACCGATCTGGATGCCTTCGCAATGGTGGCGGCTGCTTTCTGCCACGATATcgaccacagaggaaccaacaacttGTACCAGACCAA GAGTGCATCTCCCTTGGCCAGGCTCCATACTTCCTCTATTCTTGAGAGGCACCATCTGGAGTACAGCAAGACCCTGATGGctgacgag CAAGTCAACATCTTCCAGACCCTGCAGAAGCGTCAGTTTGAGACCGTGCAGCACTTGCATGATGTCTGCATCATTGCCACTGATCTGGCTCTGTACTTCAA GAAGAGAACAATGTTCCAGAATATTGTTAACGCCACAGAAAACATGCCGGAGGAAGAAGCAAAGAGCCACATCTCCAACAACCCCACCAGGAAGGAAATCATCAT GGCCATGATGATGACAGGATGTGACTTGTCGGCTATCACCAAGCCTTGGGAGGTGCAGAGTAAG GTGGCTCTGATGGTAGCAGCTGAATTCTGGGAGCAGGGTGACCTGGAAAGAACTGTCCTTGAACAGGAGCCCATT CCCATGATGGACAGGAACAAAGCTGCAGAGCTTCCCAAAATGCAGTGCGGTTTCATCAACtttgtgtgcgcatttgtgtaCAAG GAATTCTCCAGATTCCACAAGGAAATCACACCCATGTTTGATGGCCTCAATAACAACCTCACACACTGGAAGGCGCTTGCTGATGAATACGAAGCCAAGATGAAGGCCATTGAAGATGAGAAGAAGAAACTGGAAGAGGGAGACAAGAAAG ACGAAGGTGCCGAAGGTGGGAAGTCCAAAACCTGCTCGGTCTCGTAA